One Tolypothrix bouteillei VB521301 DNA window includes the following coding sequences:
- a CDS encoding c-type cytochrome: MDNQIPKPKILLQRIALIVLAVVLTVLLGVFAVYATRPSDPYAKAVIALKGDPVQGHAIFQINCAGCHGWQADGSVGPSLQGVSKRKSPYGLIHQVTSGETPPMPKFQPSPQAMADLLTYLESL, encoded by the coding sequence TTGGATAACCAGATCCCCAAACCTAAGATTCTGCTTCAGCGCATCGCACTCATTGTTCTGGCGGTCGTGCTAACAGTCCTTTTGGGCGTTTTTGCTGTTTATGCAACTAGACCCTCAGATCCTTATGCCAAAGCTGTTATAGCGCTTAAAGGTGACCCAGTACAAGGACATGCCATCTTTCAAATCAACTGTGCTGGTTGTCATGGCTGGCAAGCAGATGGTAGTGTTGGACCTAGCTTGCAGGGGGTCTCTAAACGCAAATCGCCCTATGGTCTCATACACCAAGTGACAAGTGGTGAAACGCCACCTATGCCAAAATTTCAGCCCAGTCCTCAAGCCATGGCAGACCTT
- the petG gene encoding cytochrome b6-f complex subunit V has translation MVEPLLDGIVLGLIFVTLAGLFYKAYEQYKRGNQLGL, from the coding sequence GTGGTTGAACCCTTGCTAGACGGCATTGTACTGGGTCTAATCTTCGTAACCCTAGCTGGATTGTTTTATAAAGCTTACGAGCAGTACAAGCGTGGCAATCAGCTTGGTTTGTAA
- the rsmD gene encoding 16S rRNA (guanine(966)-N(2))-methyltransferase RsmD — translation MSLRIYGNRPLKTLPGRETRPTSARVREAVFNIWQGTIDGCRWLDLCAGTGSMGAEALCRGASLVTGIEKSSRACAIIQENWQHLTSAEQKFQLLRGDVLQILPKLSGQQFDKIYFDPPYASGLYQPVLEVLAYHHLLDTDGEIALEHSPQDWTPPIIPSWEICREKVYGNTALTFYRIAK, via the coding sequence ATGAGCTTAAGAATTTACGGTAATCGTCCCTTAAAAACATTGCCAGGGAGAGAAACCCGACCTACCAGTGCGCGAGTACGGGAGGCAGTGTTTAACATTTGGCAGGGAACGATAGATGGTTGTCGCTGGTTGGATTTGTGTGCTGGAACTGGGTCAATGGGCGCAGAAGCTTTGTGCAGGGGAGCCAGTTTAGTCACAGGTATTGAAAAGTCCAGCCGTGCGTGTGCAATTATTCAAGAGAACTGGCAGCATCTGACGAGTGCAGAACAAAAATTTCAACTGCTGCGGGGAGATGTCTTACAGATATTGCCCAAACTTTCAGGGCAACAATTTGACAAAATTTATTTCGATCCACCCTATGCAAGTGGATTATATCAGCCAGTATTAGAAGTCTTAGCTTACCATCATCTTTTAGATACAGATGGCGAAATCGCACTAGAACACAGCCCCCAAGATTGGACACCGCCTATCATACCTTCTTGGGAAATCTGCCGTGAGAAAGTTTATGGCAATACTGCTTTGACCTTTTATAGAATCGCGAAGTGA
- the hisH gene encoding imidazole glycerol phosphate synthase subunit HisH, giving the protein MALIAVVDYDMGNLHSVCKGLEKAGATPRITDSAKELEKADAIVLPGVGSFDPAVKQLRSLDLEKPIKEAIASGKPFLGICLGLQILFESSAEGVEPGLGIIQGIVRRFVSEPGITIPHMGWNQLELTHPKTTLWEYLPQNPWVYFVHSYYVEPTDSQICAATVTHGSQTVTAAIARDNLMAVQFHPEKSSNVGLQILSNFVSQVWTQVAA; this is encoded by the coding sequence ATGGCGTTGATTGCAGTCGTAGACTACGACATGGGAAACTTGCACTCAGTTTGCAAAGGATTAGAAAAAGCGGGCGCAACTCCAAGGATTACTGATTCGGCAAAAGAATTAGAAAAAGCAGATGCTATCGTTTTGCCGGGGGTGGGTTCCTTCGATCCAGCTGTAAAACAGCTGCGATCGCTTGATTTGGAAAAACCCATCAAAGAAGCAATTGCTTCTGGCAAACCTTTTTTAGGTATTTGTTTGGGTTTGCAAATTCTTTTTGAATCAAGTGCAGAAGGAGTTGAACCGGGACTCGGAATTATTCAAGGAATAGTACGGCGATTTGTTAGCGAACCAGGTATTACAATTCCCCATATGGGTTGGAATCAACTCGAACTTACCCATCCAAAAACAACTTTGTGGGAATATCTACCGCAAAATCCTTGGGTATATTTTGTCCATTCCTATTATGTAGAGCCAACAGATTCCCAAATTTGTGCTGCAACTGTCACTCATGGTAGCCAAACTGTCACAGCTGCGATCGCCCGAGACAATCTGATGGCGGTGCAATTCCATCCAGAAAAATCTTCTAACGTTGGATTGCAAATTCTCTCTAATTTTGTATCTCAAGTTTGGACACAAGTTGCTGCATAA
- a CDS encoding peptidase C15 produces MQKRFLLTSFQTWLPHQKSNSSDDLLAEVVRLNCLPYDLTLLRQLPVDVEQASFRVIEKIREVQPDCIICCGMAEKRTLLSVEVGAVCGESMLVTTVDLEKLVVGFGAVEISHDCGKFVCEGLYYSVLDELRLRELKTPCIFVHVPILTEENFPSIREDFLLMTHKLALL; encoded by the coding sequence ATGCAGAAAAGGTTTTTATTAACTTCTTTTCAAACTTGGTTACCCCATCAAAAATCAAATTCTTCTGATGATCTACTGGCAGAAGTTGTCCGGCTCAATTGCTTGCCTTATGATTTAACGCTGTTGCGACAATTGCCTGTAGATGTTGAGCAAGCCAGTTTTCGAGTCATAGAAAAGATCCGCGAAGTTCAACCAGACTGCATCATTTGCTGTGGTATGGCTGAAAAACGGACGCTATTAAGTGTGGAAGTAGGAGCTGTCTGTGGGGAAAGTATGTTGGTGACAACTGTTGATTTAGAAAAATTAGTGGTGGGGTTCGGGGCTGTTGAGATTAGCCATGACTGTGGAAAATTTGTCTGTGAAGGTCTTTATTATTCTGTTTTAGATGAACTGCGCCTCCGGGAACTTAAAACCCCTTGCATCTTTGTCCACGTTCCTATTTTGACTGAAGAAAACTTTCCCTCAATTAGGGAGGATTTCTTACTGATGACCCACAAATTGGCACTTTTGTAA
- a CDS encoding DUF3370 domain-containing protein → MFPFLLILPLAQVTPSPIAPSPAPVEEIVQQQEVRPLPGKLDEVPVFNSNSPEKVLKEGILLSTFPSEGKKVPTAHLNFPFKGRFDVFAHHVAAAPTPEDLRSLYLGIIVHNPSSQPVTVNILQAATYLSQPDAPFIELPSKSDNLLSTIFAGPGDRVTNQVLRGQRQETFPAQIIIPPGESQMLLNVPIPVKELTPPLNGRSTYMRLWSSGTVYAASLAMFAPTNSDGSERPPTVEEWQYLLNNSELSGPRDKVPTPLEETSKPIIYGRVAGVALGAEWKGLLVDNPGKTYLTIPSPGQAFSYGVSTLDRGTLGTQQIQSAPMLVRYPDTAYRAHGNYGVQYSLTLPLYNNTQNQQTVTVSMQTPIKEDKLTKSGLRFFNSLAPQVFFRGSVRVRYQDDAGLPQIQYVHLVQRRGQQGEPLVVLNMKGGEKRLVEVDFLYPPDATPPQVLTVTSSQ, encoded by the coding sequence ATGTTTCCATTCTTACTAATTCTTCCCCTTGCACAAGTAACACCTTCCCCAATCGCTCCCTCACCTGCGCCGGTGGAAGAAATAGTGCAACAGCAAGAAGTACGCCCTTTACCAGGAAAATTAGATGAAGTACCCGTTTTCAATAGTAATAGCCCTGAAAAGGTTTTGAAGGAAGGGATTTTGCTGTCAACTTTTCCATCAGAAGGAAAAAAAGTTCCCACAGCACATTTAAATTTTCCTTTTAAAGGTCGATTTGATGTTTTTGCTCATCACGTAGCAGCAGCACCAACTCCTGAAGATTTGCGATCGCTATATCTGGGAATTATCGTACACAACCCCAGTTCTCAACCGGTGACAGTGAATATTTTGCAAGCCGCTACTTATCTCAGCCAGCCAGATGCACCTTTTATTGAGTTGCCATCTAAAAGTGATAATCTTTTAAGCACTATCTTTGCAGGACCAGGCGATCGCGTAACAAATCAAGTTCTTCGAGGACAACGGCAAGAAACTTTCCCTGCTCAAATAATTATTCCACCTGGGGAAAGCCAAATGTTACTAAATGTACCAATTCCCGTCAAAGAACTCACACCACCATTAAATGGTCGGTCTACATATATGCGACTGTGGAGTAGTGGCACAGTTTATGCAGCTAGTCTGGCTATGTTTGCACCAACAAATTCTGATGGTAGCGAACGTCCTCCTACAGTGGAAGAGTGGCAATATCTATTAAATAATAGTGAATTATCCGGACCTCGTGACAAAGTCCCCACTCCTTTAGAAGAGACAAGCAAACCAATAATATACGGGCGGGTTGCTGGAGTTGCCTTAGGTGCGGAATGGAAGGGTTTACTTGTAGATAACCCTGGAAAAACATATCTCACTATTCCCAGTCCCGGACAAGCTTTTTCCTATGGAGTCTCTACTTTAGATCGCGGAACATTAGGTACACAGCAAATACAAAGTGCTCCCATGTTGGTACGCTATCCGGATACTGCTTATCGCGCTCATGGAAACTATGGCGTGCAATACAGCTTAACTTTGCCGTTATATAACAACACTCAAAACCAGCAAACAGTCACCGTGTCAATGCAAACACCTATTAAAGAAGATAAGTTAACTAAATCAGGATTGCGCTTTTTTAACTCATTAGCACCACAAGTCTTCTTTCGCGGATCGGTAAGAGTTCGCTATCAAGATGATGCTGGTTTGCCTCAAATTCAATACGTGCATTTGGTGCAAAGACGCGGACAGCAGGGAGAACCTTTGGTAGTGTTGAATATGAAGGGAGGCGAGAAAAGATTAGTTGAAGTAGATTTTCTCTATCCGCCAGACGCTACTCCTCCGCAAGTTTTGACAGTGACTAGCAGTCAGTAA
- a CDS encoding ATP-binding protein, which produces MQDNGVGIPEELKSKIFDHLFTTKAVGKGTELGLSIAHQIVVQKHQGVLEVHSVPGQGVEFLITLPVESEFSPRKIS; this is translated from the coding sequence ATTCAAGATAATGGGGTGGGAATTCCTGAAGAATTGAAATCCAAAATTTTCGACCATCTGTTTACCACAAAAGCTGTTGGCAAAGGTACGGAATTGGGATTATCAATTGCCCATCAAATTGTTGTCCAAAAGCATCAGGGGGTTTTAGAAGTCCATTCTGTTCCGGGACAGGGTGTAGAATTTCTCATCACTCTTCCCGTTGAATCAGAATTTTCCCCAAGAAAAATTAGCTAA
- a CDS encoding serine/threonine protein kinase, with translation MVKLTGYLISQQIYSGYKTVVYRGVRELDRQPVILKMMRNEYPSLKELIQFRNQFAIAKNFQLEGVIQTYSLEHYKNRYVLVMEDFGGISLKDYVKNYFCTRMRECYSACQEEFLQIAIQIAIALEGLYRHRIIHKDIKPANILIHPVTKQVKQLF, from the coding sequence ATGGTGAAGTTGACTGGTTATCTTATTTCTCAACAAATCTATTCAGGTTACAAAACTGTAGTTTATCGAGGGGTAAGAGAACTAGACCGACAGCCAGTCATTCTCAAAATGATGCGGAATGAGTATCCTAGTTTGAAAGAACTCATACAATTCCGCAATCAGTTCGCCATCGCCAAAAATTTCCAATTAGAAGGTGTGATTCAAACGTATAGTTTGGAACACTACAAGAACAGGTATGTTTTGGTAATGGAGGATTTTGGAGGCATATCTTTAAAGGATTATGTAAAGAATTATTTCTGCACTCGGATGCGCGAGTGCTATAGCGCTTGTCAGGAAGAGTTTCTGCAAATTGCGATTCAAATAGCGATCGCATTGGAAGGGTTGTATCGCCATCGCATCATTCACAAAGATATCAAACCAGCCAACATCCTGATTCATCCCGTCACAAAGCAAGTCAAGCAACTCTTTTGA
- a CDS encoding trifunctional serine/threonine-protein kinase/ATP-binding protein/sensor histidine kinase, translating to MPSQTAANLWKALQEGLAIPTTEVYKFYHNEGAHSQLTVSHEPLANYKFLHDRVQQAAYSLIPEDKKPATHLKIGQLLLSKTPKLQQEEKIFEIVNQFNSGLELITCQSERENLASLNLIAGQKAKTATAYITAMKYLTTAIQLLGSERWETNYELTLILHQEAAEVAYLAGDFEQVTQLVDIVLEKASLLVDKIKVYEVKTRSLGAQNQAKEAINTALSVLKMLGQELPSNPKDLDIEQALSEITVNLKERRIEDLIYLPKMTDTNLLAILRILSLVNSYSYYTVPELFSLILLKQVNWSLQYGNAPLSACAYMGYGIILGGLMGDIEQGYQFGKLALNIVIKFNAKDMKAEIMQSFYGLIGHWKTHPQKGLPSLLEAYSAALETGDLEFAALSLQMHSNISYYIGKELTLLETEMATYNRAIGQLKQEVALAWASIFRQIVLNLLEKTENPYYLSGESFDEETILPLFQKANDRLGLLFFYFSKLHLCYLFEEYQQAVEYAALAEKYLDSGIGQIVVVLVHFYDSLSRLAIYSQSLEQEQKSHLDKVRINQEKLQKWAHYAPMNYLHKFYLVEAERHRVLEQKSEAIEMYDLAISLSQENEYLNEEALAWELAARFYLSWGKQRIAQDYMTHAYYCYARWSAKAKVSDLEKRYPHLLDSVLQPQTNLLNSSDTLTVSGETTLVTPSSSSSVSEQLDLTSAIEASQTLASEIELDKLLDKLMQVVMENAGAKKCALMLPHGNNLVIEALATFSGSPIILRSIPVESCLEVPLHPIYYVKNTLKTLVIDDAVADNSFISDPYLNQYKPKSLLCTPILNQGKLIGILYLENSLTTGAFTSERLQVLNLLISQVAISLENARLYQKSQDLYLQMQSYAQQLEHSLSDLQQMQLQLIQNEKMSALGNLVAGVAHEINNPVGFIASNLQPTLEYLRDLFHLIDLYQEKFPHPGAEILAQIEAIDLEYLREDFPKLIDSLKLGTDRIRHMSQSLRIFSRADTDTKVPFNVHDGLECTLLILKHRLKANGNRPEIKIIKDYGELPLVKCFPGQLNQVLMNLLANAIDAVEDSSVSKAPRISIRTQHLLEKQSILIGIQDNGVGIPEELKSKIFDHLFTTKAVGKGTGLGLSIAHQIVVQKHQGILDVNSTPGVGAEFLITLPV from the coding sequence TTGCCATCTCAAACAGCTGCCAATTTGTGGAAAGCTTTACAGGAAGGATTGGCGATTCCTACAACAGAAGTTTATAAATTTTATCACAATGAAGGTGCTCACAGTCAATTGACTGTGAGCCATGAGCCATTAGCCAACTACAAATTCCTTCACGACCGCGTACAGCAAGCAGCATATTCTTTAATTCCTGAAGACAAAAAACCAGCGACTCACCTGAAAATCGGGCAATTGCTGTTGAGCAAAACACCCAAATTACAACAAGAAGAGAAGATTTTTGAAATTGTCAATCAATTCAATTCTGGTTTAGAATTAATCACTTGCCAAAGCGAGCGGGAAAATTTAGCATCATTAAATCTGATAGCAGGGCAGAAAGCAAAAACAGCTACGGCTTACATAACTGCTATGAAATACTTGACGACGGCTATCCAACTTCTAGGAAGCGAGCGTTGGGAAACGAATTACGAGCTTACCCTCATATTGCATCAAGAAGCAGCAGAGGTAGCATATTTGGCTGGCGACTTTGAACAAGTCACACAATTGGTAGATATTGTCTTAGAAAAAGCTTCTTTATTGGTCGATAAAATCAAAGTTTATGAAGTCAAAACTAGGTCTTTGGGAGCACAAAATCAAGCTAAAGAAGCTATCAATACAGCATTAAGTGTACTGAAAATGTTGGGGCAAGAATTGCCAAGCAATCCTAAGGATTTAGATATCGAGCAAGCTTTGTCAGAAATTACTGTCAATCTGAAGGAAAGACGTATTGAAGATTTAATTTATCTACCAAAAATGACAGATACCAATCTCTTAGCAATCCTGCGTATTCTATCATTGGTTAATAGTTACTCCTATTATACTGTACCGGAACTGTTCTCATTAATTTTGTTGAAACAGGTCAATTGGTCACTTCAATATGGCAATGCTCCTTTATCAGCCTGTGCATACATGGGTTATGGGATAATACTGGGTGGGTTGATGGGAGATATAGAACAAGGATATCAATTTGGCAAACTGGCTTTAAATATAGTGATTAAATTTAATGCCAAAGACATGAAGGCTGAAATTATGCAATCATTTTATGGTCTGATCGGGCATTGGAAAACCCATCCTCAGAAAGGATTACCATCTTTGTTAGAAGCTTATTCTGCGGCTTTAGAAACAGGAGATTTAGAATTTGCCGCCCTTTCTCTTCAAATGCATTCCAACATTTCATACTACATTGGCAAAGAACTCACCCTACTAGAAACAGAAATGGCAACTTACAATCGTGCCATTGGTCAACTCAAACAGGAAGTTGCATTAGCTTGGGCTTCCATCTTTCGACAGATCGTTCTGAATTTACTAGAAAAAACCGAGAATCCCTATTACTTATCTGGAGAATCTTTTGATGAAGAAACAATACTGCCACTTTTCCAAAAAGCAAACGATCGCCTTGGGCTTTTATTTTTCTATTTCAGCAAATTGCACCTGTGTTATTTATTTGAAGAATATCAGCAAGCTGTAGAATATGCAGCGTTAGCAGAAAAGTATTTGGATAGCGGGATAGGGCAAATCGTCGTTGTACTTGTTCATTTTTATGATTCACTCTCGCGACTGGCAATCTACTCTCAGTCCTTAGAACAAGAACAAAAGAGTCATCTGGACAAGGTGCGTATCAATCAAGAAAAATTACAGAAATGGGCGCATTACGCACCGATGAATTACCTGCACAAATTCTATCTCGTGGAAGCAGAACGCCATCGAGTACTCGAGCAAAAATCGGAAGCGATCGAGATGTACGATCTTGCTATCTCTTTATCTCAGGAGAATGAGTACCTCAATGAAGAAGCTCTCGCTTGGGAATTAGCTGCTCGCTTTTACCTGTCATGGGGGAAACAAAGAATTGCTCAAGACTACATGACCCACGCCTACTATTGCTATGCTCGGTGGAGTGCAAAGGCAAAAGTTTCTGACTTAGAAAAACGCTATCCTCATCTACTAGACTCCGTTCTACAACCGCAAACAAATCTTCTCAATTCAAGCGATACACTTACAGTGTCCGGCGAAACAACATTAGTGACGCCCTCAAGTAGTAGCAGTGTTTCCGAACAACTCGATTTGACGAGTGCGATCGAAGCTTCACAAACTCTGGCAAGCGAAATTGAATTGGACAAGTTACTTGATAAATTGATGCAAGTTGTCATGGAAAACGCCGGAGCCAAAAAATGTGCTCTGATGTTACCTCATGGCAACAATTTAGTGATTGAGGCGCTTGCAACCTTCTCAGGAAGCCCAATTATTCTGCGCTCGATTCCTGTTGAGTCTTGTTTGGAAGTTCCTCTCCACCCGATTTACTATGTCAAAAATACGCTCAAAACTTTAGTGATTGATGATGCTGTTGCGGATAATTCCTTTATTAGCGACCCCTATCTCAATCAATACAAACCCAAAAGTCTGTTGTGTACTCCCATCCTCAATCAAGGGAAGTTAATTGGAATTTTGTACTTAGAAAATTCTCTGACGACCGGAGCCTTTACCTCCGAGAGATTGCAAGTGCTGAACCTTCTGATTTCCCAAGTCGCCATCTCCCTGGAAAACGCTCGCCTCTATCAAAAATCCCAAGACCTCTACCTGCAAATGCAAAGCTACGCCCAACAACTCGAACATTCTCTGAGCGACCTACAGCAAATGCAACTCCAACTCATCCAAAATGAGAAAATGTCTGCTTTGGGGAATTTAGTGGCGGGTGTAGCACACGAAATTAACAACCCTGTGGGATTTATTGCGAGTAATTTACAACCAACACTTGAATATCTTCGCGATCTATTCCACCTGATTGACCTTTATCAAGAAAAATTCCCTCATCCTGGTGCTGAAATTTTAGCTCAAATCGAAGCGATAGATCTCGAATACCTGCGGGAAGATTTTCCCAAACTGATTGACTCTTTAAAACTGGGAACCGATCGCATTCGTCACATGAGCCAGAGCTTGCGGATCTTCTCCCGCGCTGACACCGATACCAAAGTTCCCTTCAATGTTCATGATGGTCTTGAATGTACCTTGCTGATTCTCAAACACCGTTTAAAAGCAAATGGCAACCGCCCGGAAATCAAAATTATCAAAGACTATGGTGAGTTACCATTAGTCAAATGTTTTCCCGGACAACTCAATCAAGTCTTGATGAATCTTTTAGCTAATGCTATCGATGCTGTTGAAGACTCATCTGTCTCAAAAGCGCCTAGGATTTCCATTAGGACTCAACACCTGTTGGAGAAGCAAAGTATTCTGATTGGGATTCAAGATAACGGGGTGGGAATCCCTGAGGAATTGAAATCGAAAATTTTCGACCATCTGTTTACTACAAAAGCTGTTGGCAAAGGGACTGGATTGGGATTATCAATTGCCCATCAAATTGTTGTCCAAAAACATCAGGGGATTTTAGATGTCAATTCTACTCCCGGAGTGGGTGCGGAATTTCTCATTACTCTTCCAGTGTAA
- a CDS encoding HEAT repeat domain-containing protein has product MLFLRMLTQLTIKGCAIAVVCLAVSLLEINTIWAQSQNDIQIKSYIEQLKNPQQRSAAIENLVTAGKSAIPALITALQDSNPQVRASAAAILGQMGPNASEAAPAILRVIDDGDPVVRSSAVLAIQKIGKQAYVPHLIAGLNSTKSWERYNASHGLRAMGKDAAPAVPVLMRKLQDEGDPWMRVSAASTLGSIGTASTPAIPILVMRLQDTDITARHSAAYALGTISSKWQQNIKQLPTQELDKIISNLEKALKVVQDPALQFRPEAVTSVSEPLAALRKERLNREKR; this is encoded by the coding sequence ATGCTTTTTCTACGAATGTTGACTCAATTGACAATTAAAGGCTGTGCGATCGCAGTAGTTTGTTTGGCAGTATCTTTATTAGAGATAAATACCATTTGGGCGCAGTCACAAAATGATATACAAATTAAGTCTTATATCGAACAATTAAAGAATCCCCAACAACGTTCTGCGGCTATAGAGAATTTAGTCACTGCTGGCAAATCTGCTATTCCCGCTTTAATAACAGCGTTACAGGACAGCAACCCTCAAGTGCGTGCTAGTGCAGCTGCGATCTTAGGTCAAATGGGGCCAAATGCAAGTGAAGCTGCGCCTGCTATACTGCGAGTTATAGACGATGGAGATCCAGTTGTTCGTTCTTCTGCAGTCCTAGCCATACAAAAAATTGGCAAGCAAGCCTATGTTCCTCATTTAATAGCAGGTTTAAATAGCACAAAGTCATGGGAACGCTACAATGCATCTCATGGTTTACGTGCTATGGGGAAAGATGCTGCACCAGCCGTACCTGTCTTAATGAGAAAGTTACAGGATGAAGGGGATCCTTGGATGCGGGTCAGTGCTGCTTCTACTTTGGGTAGCATTGGTACAGCCTCTACACCTGCAATACCGATCTTAGTAATGCGCTTGCAAGATACAGATATCACAGCCCGTCATAGTGCGGCTTATGCTTTGGGTACTATCAGTTCCAAATGGCAACAAAATATCAAGCAGTTACCAACACAAGAGCTAGACAAAATTATCTCGAACTTGGAAAAAGCTTTGAAAGTGGTACAAGATCCCGCGCTACAATTTCGCCCAGAAGCAGTGACTTCTGTAAGTGAACCTCTCGCTGCTTTAAGAAAGGAAAGATTGAACAGGGAAAAAAGATAA
- the proB gene encoding glutamate 5-kinase — protein sequence MTQTIVVKIGTSSLTQPETGQLALSTIATLAETLSDLRRQNYRAILVSSGAVGVGCARLGLTERPKAIALKQAVAAVGQGRLMRVYDDLFTTLQQPIAQVLLTRSDLVQRSRYLNVYNTFRELLELGVIPVVNENDTVAVEELKFGDNDTLSALVASLVEANWLFLLTDVDRLYSADPRSVPDAQPISLVSNINELAKLQVQTGGQGSQWGTGGMVTKISAARIATAAGVRTVITQGRQPRNIEKILQGESFGTHFEAHPEPTSARKRWIAYGLVPLGKLYLDEGAAIAISTSGKSLLAAGILAVEGEFDTQEAVLLCDKNGHEIARGLVNYTSGELQKICGRRSSEIPTILGYVGAETVVHRDNLVLT from the coding sequence ATGACTCAAACAATTGTTGTTAAAATAGGCACCTCTAGCCTGACACAACCAGAAACCGGACAATTGGCACTTTCTACAATAGCCACCTTAGCAGAAACCCTCTCAGACCTGCGAAGGCAAAACTATCGTGCGATCTTAGTATCTTCTGGTGCTGTAGGCGTCGGTTGTGCTCGGTTGGGTCTAACTGAACGCCCCAAAGCAATTGCTCTAAAACAAGCGGTAGCAGCTGTAGGACAAGGTAGGTTAATGCGAGTGTACGACGATTTGTTTACAACCTTGCAGCAACCAATTGCTCAGGTTTTGCTGACCCGTAGTGACTTGGTGCAGCGCAGTCGATATCTCAACGTATACAATACATTTAGGGAATTACTAGAATTGGGTGTCATTCCAGTGGTGAATGAGAATGACACGGTGGCAGTGGAAGAGCTAAAATTTGGTGATAATGATACGCTTTCCGCTTTAGTTGCTAGTCTAGTAGAAGCTAACTGGCTGTTTTTACTGACTGATGTAGATAGACTTTATTCAGCAGATCCCCGTTCTGTACCTGATGCACAGCCTATATCTTTAGTAAGTAATATAAATGAATTAGCAAAATTACAAGTCCAAACAGGTGGTCAAGGTTCTCAATGGGGAACAGGTGGTATGGTGACTAAAATATCAGCAGCAAGAATTGCAACAGCAGCTGGTGTTCGTACAGTGATTACTCAAGGACGACAACCCCGGAATATAGAAAAGATTTTACAAGGTGAATCTTTTGGAACTCACTTTGAAGCACACCCCGAACCAACTTCTGCTCGCAAACGCTGGATAGCTTATGGTTTGGTTCCTCTAGGAAAATTGTACCTAGATGAAGGGGCAGCGATCGCAATTTCTACTTCAGGAAAGTCATTATTAGCCGCAGGGATTTTGGCAGTAGAAGGAGAGTTTGACACTCAAGAAGCAGTCCTGTTATGCGATAAAAACGGTCATGAAATTGCTAGAGGGCTTGTTAACTATACCAGTGGGGAACTGCAAAAGATTTGCGGGCGTCGTTCCAGTGAAATTCCTACTATTTTAGGTTATGTCGGAGCGGAAACTGTCGTACATAGAGATAATTTGGTTTTGACATAG
- a CDS encoding YqeG family HAD IIIA-type phosphatase, with translation MRWNDFLQPDLIVEGSVLNLTPDIVRKYNLKGLVLDVDETLVPIRVASASPELQQWVEEIRTCAKLWLVSNNISDARIGGIARSLDLPYFTGAAKPSRRKIREALKAMDLPENQVAMVGDRLFTDVLAGNRLGMFTILVEPIIHPDAALRSHPIRNFEVWVSEILGASITPKKRRFKNRDK, from the coding sequence ATGCGCTGGAACGATTTCTTGCAGCCCGATTTGATTGTAGAGGGGTCGGTGTTAAACCTCACACCAGATATAGTTAGGAAATACAACCTTAAAGGTTTGGTGTTAGACGTAGATGAAACGTTAGTACCGATAAGAGTGGCGTCAGCTTCTCCTGAATTGCAGCAGTGGGTAGAAGAGATCCGCACTTGTGCAAAATTATGGTTGGTAAGCAATAACATCAGTGATGCTCGTATAGGTGGAATCGCTCGCTCTCTCGATTTACCTTACTTTACGGGTGCTGCTAAACCTTCGCGTCGCAAGATTAGAGAAGCGCTCAAAGCAATGGATTTGCCCGAGAACCAGGTAGCAATGGTTGGCGATCGCTTGTTTACTGATGTGTTAGCTGGTAATCGCTTGGGAATGTTTACTATATTGGTTGAGCCTATTATACACCCTGATGCAGCCCTGCGCTCTCATCCGATACGGAACTTTGAAGTTTGGGTATCAGAAATATTAGGAGCCTCAATTACTCCTAAAAAAAGAAGATTTAAAAATCGTGACAAATAG